A DNA window from Arachis hypogaea cultivar Tifrunner chromosome 18, arahy.Tifrunner.gnm2.J5K5, whole genome shotgun sequence contains the following coding sequences:
- the LOC140181410 gene encoding uncharacterized protein has product MNKEDYYLRLLLNIQKGCTSFSDLRTVDGVVYDSFKDACYALRLLQDDREFIDAISEAGTWHFVTFLRRLFVVLLTSNNMSRPNFVWQKIWNFLSDDVLYEQRRLLQMEDLIMSEVQIKDIALAKIKDLLQSNGRSLKEYCGMPYPLENLMSTLEDRIIMKELNFDVNALANELSGYLERLTNEQKFAYDQIIGAVSGNMGGLFFLYGQGGCGKTFLWSTISCSIRSKGGIVLNVASSGIVALLLPNGRAAHSKFKIPLAINEDSLCSIKQGSPLARLISKAKLIIWDKTPMISKYCYEALDKCLRDILRCSDSYNTHLPFGGKVVVLGGDFRQILPVIPRGSRQDIIQSSINSSYLWHNCKVLKLTKNMRLSLDGESIVYIPSDILIKNSEATLDDLIDFVYPDMLSNLSVENYFKDRAILALTLDCVTDVNNKMTAGLPGQERVYLSSDSVCAEEENMEFELDAFSPEILNGINCSGLPPHKLVLKVGAPVMLLRNIDQTNGLCNGTRMQVRRMRNHVLECKTLTGNKPGSIVLIPRLNLIPNNETLPVRF; this is encoded by the exons ATGAATAAGGAAGATTACTATCTAAGGCTACTTTTGAACATTCAAAAGGGATGCACGAGTTTCAGTGATCTAAGAACAGTTGATGGTGTCGTTTATGACTccttcaaagatgcatgctatgCTCTAAGACTGTTGCAGGATGACAGAGAATTCATTGATGCAATCTCTGAAGCAGGAACATGGCACTTTGTAACTTTTTTAAGGAGACTTTTTGTTGTTTTATTAACATCAAATAACATGAGTAGGCCAAATTTTGTTTGGCAAAAGATTTGGAACTTTCTCTCCGATGACGTACTATATGAACAAAGAAGATTACTACAAATGGAAG ATTTGATCATGTCAGAAGTCCAAATAAAAGATATTGCACTTGCAAAAATTAAGGATTTGCTCCAGTCAAATGGCAGGTCATTGAAAGAATATTGTGGAATGCCATATCCTTTAGAAAATTTGATGTCCACCTTAGAAGATAGAATTATCATGAAAGAGTTGAACTTTGACGTTAATGCTCTTGCGAATGAACTAAGTGGGTATTTAGAAAGGCTAACTAATGAGCAGAAATTTGCATACGATCAAATAATTGGTGCTGTTAGCGGTAATATGGGTGGACTTTTCTTCTTATACGGTCAAGGTGGTTGTGGAAAAACATTCTTATGGTCAACTATATCATGCTCAATTAGGTCTAAAGGAGGTATAGTTTTAAATGTTGCTTCGAGTGGGATTGTTGCACTTTTGTTGCCTAATGGAAGAGCTGCACATTCAAAGTTTAAAATTCCTTTGGCCATAAATGAGGATTCTTTGTGTAGCATTAAACAGGGAAGTCCTCTTGCAAGGTTAATATCCAAGGCCAAATTAATCATATGGGATAAAACTCCAATGATAAGTAAGTATTGTTACGAAGCTTTAGACAAATGCCTCAGAGACATCTTAAGGTGCTCAGATTCGTATAATACTCATTTGCCATTTGGAGGTAAAGTTGTTGTTCTCGGAGGAGATTTTAGACAAATTTTACCTGTGATTCCCAGAGGCTCAAGGCAAGATATAATTCAGTCTTCTATTAATTCTTCATATTTGTGGCATAACTGTAAGGTTTTGAAGCTTACAAAAAACATGAGATTGTCACTAg ATGGTGAATCGATCGTTTATATACCATCTGACATTTTGATTAAGAACTCTGAGGCAACTTTGGATGACCTCATTGATTTCGTGTATCCAGATATGTTATCCAATTTATCCGTTGAAAATTATTTCAAGGATAGAGCAATTCTTGCACTAACTTTAGATTGTGTCACTGATGTTAACAACAAGATGACTGCAGGGTTACCTGGACAAGAAAGAGTCTACTTAAGTTCAGACTCTGTGTGTGCTGAAGAGGAAAATATGGAATTTGAGTTAGATGCTTTCTCGCCGGAGATTCTAAATGGAATAAATTGTTCAGGTCTACCACCACACAAGTTGGTTCTGAAGGTTGGCGCTCCTGTTATGTTGCTGCGGAATATAGACCAAACTAATGGTTTGTGCAATGGAACGAGGATGCAAGTTAGAAGAATGAGAAATCATGTGTTAGAATGCAAGACTTTAACTGGTAACAAACCTGGAAGTATTGTTCTTATCCCAAGACTGAATCTAATTCCAAATAATGAAACATTGCCGGTCAGGTTTTAA